Genomic segment of Buchnera aphidicola (Aphis nerii):
TTATCAATTCCAGAAAAAACTTTTGCTTTTCCTATAGAAATAGGAAGTACTAATCTCATTTCACCTGAAATAACTTTTTTATCACGCATCATATATGGTAAATATGAAACTGCAGACATATTTTTTGGACCTTTAATAGGTAATCCAACTTTTTTTAATAAAGTAATTATTCTTTTATAATCAATTTTCTTTAAATAACCAAGCAACTCTGATGTACGAGATGCCATAACCATACCTACCGATATTGCTTCACCATGTAACCAACTACCATAACCAGCATGTGCTTCAATAGCATGACCATATGTATGACCAAAATTCAACAATGCTCTAAAATTTTTTTCTCGTTCGTCAAGAGAAATAATTTTCGATTTTAATTCACAACATTTTCTAATACAGAATGACATAGATTTTTGATCTAATAACAATATTTTTTCAATATTTTCTTCTAACCAATTAAAAAATATTTCATCAAAAATAATAGCATACTTAATAATTTCAGATATTCCTGAAATCAATTCGTTATGAGGTAATGTTTTCAAAAAGTTAATATCTATAATAACTGAAGAAGGTTGCCAAAAGGAACCTATCATATTTTTACCTAATAAATGATTTACGCCTGTTTTACCTCCAACAGAAGCATCTACTTGTGATAAAAGAGTAGTCGGTATTTGAATAAAACGAATACCTCTTTGATAAATAGATGCTGCAAAACCAGTTATATCACCTATTACACCTCCACCTAATGCAATTAATGTAGTATCACGAGAATGTTTTTTTTCAAGTAATGCAGAAATTATCATTTCTATTTCATTCAATGTTTTAAATTGTTCGCCGTCTGAAATAATTACTTGATCTATTTTTATTCCTGATTTTCTTAATTGAAAAAATACTTTGTCTTTTAAAAGATTAGCTAATGTTTTATTTGTTACTAACATAGCTTGATTGCCTGGTTTTAAAGGAAAGAAAATATCATCATTTTCAATGATACCAGATCCAATAGTAATTGGATAACTACGTTCACCTAAAATAACTTTTAATAATTCCATGATTATTACACTCTAAAAAGATATTATAAATATTTATTAATGCTATATTTTTTCTAACAAACGAATTATATTATATGCAACAGACTTAGCGCTTTGAGTATCAGTATGAATTTTTAAATCAGCAATTTCTTCATATAATGGGTTTCTTTCAAAAGCTAACTTTTCTAATATAATTCTATTTGATATATTTGTTTGCAGTAATGGTCTTTTTTTATCTCTTTTCGTTCTTGATAACTGTTTTTCAATTGTTGTTTCTAAATATATAACAATACCGCGAGCAGATAATATATTTCTAGTTTCTTTAAATTTGACTGATCCTCCACCAGTAGCAAGAATAATTCCTTGTTTTTGTGTAATTTCATTAATGACTTTAACTTCTCTTTCTCGAAAACCATTTTCACCTTCAACATCAAACACCCAACTTATACTAGCACCAGTGCGTTTTTCGATTTCTTGATCAGAATCAAAAAATTCCATATTAAGTTGTTGAGATAATTGACGACCAATGGTACTTTTTCCAGCACCCATAGGTCCAATTAAAAAGATATTTCTTTTTTCTGCCATATTTTTATTACTAAAATAATTCGTTAAAACCACTCATGCTGAACATATTAATATTAGCAAGAGATGACACGTTAAAAATAGAATAATTAAATTTGAATTATATTATTTTTAATTTTTTAATTAATAAAAAATATTTAATAAATATTCTAAATTAACGTAGCTAGAGTATTTGCAAAAACAATATTATAAATATTTTGTAATTTTTATAAATATTTCATAAATTAATTCATCCTTATATTTAATAAATCATTTTCAAAATAACATATTTAAAACAAACATTTTAAAAAATCTAAGAATAAATATATATTCTATCAGAGTAAAGATGACTTGTTCTATATTTCTTTATAATTTTATGATAAATATTTTATAAATTAAAAACTTGACGTTATTTATTTTTTCAGATCTAATATAACAAATATATTTTCAAGTATTTAAAAAATTATTTAAAAGGTGAGGTGTCCGAGAGGCTGAAGGAACACGCCTGGAAAGCGTGTATATGGAAACGTATCAAGGGTTCGAATCCCTTTCTCACCAAAAAAATCTAAACCAATAAAGCAGTTTCTAAAGATAAAATAATCATATCATTAAAACTAGATTCTCTATCTTTTGAAGAAACAGACTCTTTTTTAGAAATATGATCAGACACTGTACACATAGATAACGATTGTACTTTAAATTCAGATGAAACAGCGTATATTCCTGCTGTCTCCATATCAATTCCGATAATATTATACTTATTTAAAATACTTAACATTTTTGAATCAGTATCAAATGAATCAGTAGTAAAAAAATTACCAATATGAATTTTTAAATTCATTTTTTTTGAAGCTATAAATACATTATAAGCCATATTAAAATCCGCAATAGCTGCATAATCGTGACTATTAAATCGTATTCTATTAAATTTTGAATCTGTAGAAGCGCCTAATGCAATAGCAATATCACGTAATTTTATATCATCTCGTACAGCACCACAAGTTCCTATTCGAATAATTTTTTTAACATTATATTCTGTTATTAATTCTCGCACATAAAGAGCAGCAGATGGTATTCCTATTCCATGACTCATAACAGAAATTTTTTTATTTTTATAATATCCTGTATAAGCTAACATTAATCGTGTTTTATTGATTTGTTTAAAATTATTTAAATAATTTTCAGCAATATATTTTGCTCGTACAGGATCACCAGGCATTAAAACTATATCTGAAAAATCGTTTTTTTTACTGTTAATATGGAAAGTAGACACTTGTTTTTTCCTTATTTTTAAAATAAATACTTTTAAAACATATCTTTACCATATTTCATTTCTGACAAAGAAAAATATTTTGCAATTGTTTGTCCTATATCAGCAAATGTTTTTCTATGGCCTAAAAATTTTGATTTTTTACTAGGAGAATAGATGAGTATAGGGATATTTTCTCTAGTGTGATCGGTTCCGATCCATGTAGGGTCACATCCATGATCTGCGGTAATAATAAGTAGATCTTTTTCTCGAATTAAATTAAGTACATTGGGTAGTTGTTTATCAAAAAATTCTAAACCCTTTGCATATCCAAAAACATCACGTCGATGCCCCCAAATAGAATCAAAATCGACAAAATTAGTAAATATTATAGTGTTATTTTTTGCTAATTTTATTTCTTGAATAGTTGTATTAAATAACTCTTTTAATCCAAATGATTTTATAGTTTTAGTAATTCCGACACCTGCATAGATATCTGAAACTTTTCCTACTGCAATTACTTTGCCTTGTTTTTCATTTATTAATTTTTCCATGACAGTTGTAGAAGTTGGTCTTAGTGATAAATCCAATCTATTTTTTGTTCTATGGAAATTTAATTTATTATTTCCAATAAAGGGTCTTGCAATAACTCGTGCAATTTTGTATTTATTTTTATTTAATATAGTACGTATAATATGACATAATTTATAAAGATTAGACAAACCAAATATATGTTCATGACATGCTACTTGAAAAACAGAATCGGATGATGTATAAAAAATTGGTTTTCCTGTTCTGATATGTTCTTCACCTAATCTCATAATTATTTCTGTTCCGGATGCATGACAGTCACCAAGAATACCAGGTAATTTAAAATTTTTAATAATTTTATCTATTAAAATATTTGGAAATGAATTATGAACTTTTTTAAAATAATGCCAATCATCTAAAACTGGAACTCCAGCTATTTCCCAATGACCAGAAGTAGTGTCTTTTCCTGAAGAAATTTCACTAGCAAAACCATAACTAGCAATAATCTTATTTGGTGTATATTTATCATTATCAAAACCTATTGGATATTTATTTGTTGAAGCTTTATACGCTTCAAATATTCCTAGTTTTTCTAAATTAGGAATTTTTAAATATCCCCCTTGTCCATTATTTGATTTTCCTAAAAAACATTGTTCTGCTATATGTCCAAATGTATCTGCACCATGATCATTGAATTTATCAGCATCAATACTAGATCCAATTCCAAAAGAATCTAAAACCATCAAAAAAACACGTTTCATTTTTAAATACCTAAAAATAAATTAAAATATATTTATATTTACTGTTCTCTTGTTTTATTAAAATTAATATCAACATATCGAGAAGTAATAATATTTAAGTTTGCTTGATTAGGTGCTAAATATGTTAAATTATTTAAATTATCTAACGCTAAATAAGATCTATTTTCATTTAAAAACATATCAATGCTATTTTTATTGCTTGATGTAACCCATCGAGCGAGTATAATATTAACTTTTTCATATATTGCATCTATTTTATACTCTATTTTTAATCTTTGAATAACTACATCAAACTGTAAAATACCAATCGCCCCTAAAATTAAATGGTTATTATTAATAGGATAAAAAACTTGTATTGCACCTTCCTCTGATAATTGCATTAAACCTTTTCTTAACTGTTTTTGTTGCAAAGGATTTTTTAAGAAAATACGACGAAATATTTCTGGTGCAAAACTAGGAATACCAATAAAGTTAATATCTTCTCCTTCTGTAAAAGAATCTCCAATTTTTATTGTGCCATGGTTATGTATTCCAATTATATCTCCAGGATATGCTGTTTTTATAGAAAACCTATCACCTGCTATAAAATAAAATGCATCAGAAATAATAATATTTTTCTTTATTCTTACATGTTTTAATTTAATACCTTTTCTATATTTTCCAGATACAATTCTAATAAAGGCTATACGATCATGATGTTTTAAATCCATATTAGCTTGAATTTTAAATACAAAACCTGTAAAATTTTTTTCTTCCGGTTGTACTGTTCGTTTATTACTATTCCGATAAATGGGAGAAGGTGCCCATTTTATTAAACTTTCTAATACATGATTAACGCCAAAGTTAGCTAATGCGCTACCAAAAAAAATAGGTGTAATAATACTTTTTAAAAAATCTCTTTTATTAAAATCCGAATATATGGAACTAATTAATTTTAATTCTTCATAAATTTGTATACTTAAATCTGAACCAATATTTTTTTTTAATAAAGATTTATTTAAATAATTAAAATTATTTTTAAAAACATGATTTTTTTTTAATTTGTCATATAAATAAATTAATTTTTTATCTAGATGAAAAACACCTTTAAAATTTCTACCACAACTAATCGGCCAAGTAATAGGAATACAAGATAATTTTAATTCTTTTTCAATTTGATCTAAAATTTCTATTGGTTCTAGGCTATCACGATCTAACTTATTAATAAATGTAATAATAGGAGTATTATGTAATCGACTTACATCCATTAATTTTTTTGTTCGTTCTTCAATACCTTTTGATGCATCAATGACTAATAAGCAACAATCTACTGCAGTAAGAATACGATATGTATCTTCAGAAAAATCTTGATGACCTGGGGTGTCTAATAAATTAATTAAAATATTTTTGTATTCGAACTGCATCACAGATGTTGTAATAGAAATCCCTCTATCTTGTTCAATTTTCATCCAATCTGATTTAGCATATTTTCCACTTCCTCTTGCTTTTACTGTGCCAGAAATACGTAGTACTTTCCCTAAAAGTAACATTTTTTCTGTAATAGTTGTTTTACCTGCATCAGGATGAGAAATAATAGCAAAAGTACGTCTTTTTTTAATTTCTGATTGATGATTTGAATTACACATATATACTCTAATTGAAAGATTTTATTCTTATAAAAAATTTTATCAAAAATAATCTATTAAAAAACATATTTATTGAAATTATATATTTTAAAAAATTGAAAAATATTTTTAAAATAAATGAATGGGTACAAATTCAATTATATGTAATAATAAAAATATTTATAATTAAATTATAAATAAGAACAGAGTTACTGTAATGAAAAAAAAAATTATATATATTGCATATACAGGCGGAACTATTGGAATGAAAAAATCACATAATGGATATATTCCTATAGCTGGTTATTTTCAAAAACAATTAATGAAAATGACAGAATTTCACAATTCAGAAATTCCAAATTTTGTTATTAAAGAATATAACCCACTAATTGATTCTTCTAATATGAGTCCAATAGAATGGCAAAAAATTGCAGATGATATTAAAAAAAATTATTATAAATATGATGGATTTATTATTTTACATGGAACAGATACCATGTCCTATACTGCTTCAGCATTATCTTTTATTTTAGAAAATTTAAAAAAACCAATTATTATTACTGGTTCTCAAATACCTATATCAGAAATTCGATCAGACGGACGACAAAATTTATTAAATTCATTATTAGTAATAGCAAAGTATCCTATTAACGAAGTCACTTTATTTTTTAATCATAAATTGTATCGCGGTAATAGAACTACTAAATCAAACGCTAACGGCTTTAATGCATTTTCATCCCCTAATATGAGTCCTTTATTAGAAGTAGGAATTAACGTTCGTTATTTATATAAAAATGAATATTCTATACAGAAAAAAAAATTAAAAGTATATAAAATTCAACCACAACCTATTAGTATTATGAGTATATATCCAGGAATTTCTGGAAAAATTTTAAAAAATTTTTTGTTATATCCAGTAAAAGCGTTAATTTTATGTACATATGGAGTAGGTAATGCTCCGCAAAATAAAGATTTTTTAAAAGAACTATACACAGCTACTAAAAAAAATATTATTATAATAAACTTAACACAATGCGTCTCTGGAAATGTGAATATGAACGGATATGCAACAGGTAATTCACTTAAAAAAATTGGAGTTATTAGTGGCCATGATTTGACAATTGAAGCAGCTTTAACTAAATTACATTTTTTACTTAGTCAAAATATTTCAATAAAACAAATTGGTATACAAATGCAAAATAACTTGCGTGGAGAATTAACAAATTATTCGAGTATTTTATAATTATATTTGACAATTTTTAAAAAATTAAAGTTTTTTAATAAAAAGAATGATGACCATGAAAATGTTGTGTTTGATCAATTACTTTTTTAATTTCAGGAAAAAAAGATAACATTTTTTTTTCAACCATTTCTTTCAAAGTAACTCCTATCATTGAACAACCGTTACATCCTCCGCTAAATTCTATTAGTGCAGTTCCATTATCAGAAATATTAATTAAATTTACTTTTCCACCATGCAATAATAATTGAGGATTAATTTCTATGTTTAAAAAATTTTTTATTTTTTCTTCTAAAGATACTTTTTTATGTAAAATATTTTTTTTAGCATATGGGGCTTTAAAGGTAAGCTGAGAATTTAATTTATCTACTATTAAATTAATTTCAGAGTCTTTTAAAAAATGAATAATAGATTTTTCGATATAAACAAAAAAATTATTATATTCTAATTTAATATCAGAATCTTCTATTTCATCAGAAGCGCAATAAGCTACTTTACATTCTGCGTTAGGCATTCCTGGATTGATAATAAAAACACGAATTTGAGTGCCCTTTGGTTCTTTAGATAAAAGTGATACAAAATAATCCTGAGCTTCATTGGAAATTTTAATTATAGTCATTAATTTAGTTTTTTATTTTAATTTAAATGGTAATTTTTAAATACATTAATTTTACTAATTAATTATTTTAAACACAAGATAATTCTGTAATTTTAGTTTAATATTTTAAAAAATACTTACAAAAATTTAAAAATGAAAAATTTTACTTGGGCTGTAAAAGGCAGCGGAAATGTTAATCTAATTATATTAAATGGATGGGGTATTAATTCTAAAATATGGTTTTTTATTATTAAAAAACTTAGTATATATTTTAAAATATATTTAATTGATCTTCCTGGCATAGGAATAAATAAAAAATTAAAACCCATTAATATTGAAAAAATTATTAAAATATTAAATTTGTACATGCCTAAAAATTCTATTTATTTAGGATGGTCACTCGGAGGATTAATTGCAACTAATTTTGCTATATTATACCCAAAAAAAATTTTAGGACTTATTAACATAGCATCTTCTCCGTATTTTATAAAGCAAAAAAATTGGCCTGGAATAGAAAAAGAAAAAATATATCATTTTTACTATAATTTGGTTAATCAATACCATCTAACAATAAGCAATTTTTTATCTTCACAAATATTACAGGAAAAAAAATATTTTCAAGATTTAGAAATATTAAAAAAAATATTATTTGAAAAAGGCGCTATTCCTAAACAAAAAACACTAAAAAAAGGATTAGAAATATTATTATCGATAGATTTAAGATCTAAAATATCTATGATCAAAATTCCATTTCTAAGAATATATGGATCTTTAGATAATTTGGTGCCTAAAAAAGTTTCAAATTTAGTTGATTTAATATGTCCTAATAGCGATTCTATTATTATAAAAAATGCTGGACACATTCCTTTTATTTCACATAGAGAAGAATTTTGCTCTATTTTATTAAAATATTTTTTTAACAAATTTTAAAATATATAAGCCCCAAATAAATGGGGCTATATTACTAACACATTCTAAAAAGGAATTTCATCATCAAAATCTATTTCTGAAGAATCAATTGTTTCCTTTTTTAACTTATATTTTTCTATATTTTTAGATGCAGGAATAGTTTCGGTGTTTTTCGTTTTTAAAATACTATTATTTTCATTGATAGAAATACTATGAGAATTAGAATTTCTATTACCTAGCATTTGCATTGTACCACCAATATTTACTATTACTTCTGTAGTATATCGATCAAGACCATTTTGGTCTTGCCATTTTCTTGTTTGAAGAGAACCTTCAATATATACTTGTGAACCTTTTCGTAAATATTCACCTGCTATTTCTGCTAATTTTCCAAACAAAACAACTCTATGCCATTCTGTTTTTTCTTTATTTTCACCTGTATTTTTGTCTTTCCAATTTTCTGAAGTTGCAATTGTCATATTTACTACTGCATTACCATTTGGCATGTATCGAACTTCTGGATCTTGACCTAAATGACCAATTAAAATTACTTTATTTACACCTCTACTTGCCATAATAAAAACTCCATTTGTAAAACTAATTAATATAAATATATTTTTAAATAGAATTTTTAATTATTCAAAGTACATAATAAATATTTAATCAATTAAATATTTTTTATTTAATACAAAAAATATATACTTAATTATAAAATTTTAAAATAATAATATTTTAATTATAATTCTTTAAAAAGTACTTAAAAAAATTAATCAATTTATATTTTAAATAGATAAAATATACATAATTTAATTAAAAATTTATTTATTAAAAAAATTTTTTAAATATGAAGCTATATAAATTATAGTTGTTTTTCTTAATATTAAATTAATTTGTTTTTTTGATAAAACAATGACATATTTTTAAAAATATATTTAGAACACTTATTTTAATTCTATCTTAAATTAGAAAAAAACTTATACAAGTATTTTATCAAAAAACAAATAAAAAATTTTACATATCTCAAAAAATCTAAATATTTATAAATACACAAAATGTGATAAAATTATATACATAAAAAATGTACATAAACTATTAAATTGAATCTGTATTAATTTGTCATATATAAAAACTTTATTATAGTATTTTAAATTCACATTGATTTTAAGATTTTCTTAAAAATTTTAATATTACTTTGTATTTAAAATATTATTCCTCTAGAAATATATTCCCCTTAAGCGAAACTATGAATTAAAATAATTTTATTATAAATAACGTATAAGATATTCTATGTCATAATTAAACAAATATTTTAAAAAATAAAAACTTAAAATATTAAAATATACAAAGTAAATTTATAAGCAAATAATTTATTATTGTAATATTAGAAATATAATTTCAAAATGATTTGATAAATAATGGTATATGCAATATATATGGGTAAAAATAAATTATATTTAAATCAAATTAATAGATTAAAAATACCTCCGCATTCAATAGAAGCAGAACAATCAGTACTAGGCGGTTTAATGTTAGACAATGAGCAGTGGGATACTGTTTCAGAACATGTAGTTGCTGATGATTTTTTTAGCAAACCACATCGTTTAATATTTCAAGAAATGCAACAATTATTAAATTCAGGACATCCAATTGATTTAATTACATTATCTGAGTCTTTAGAGCAAAAAGGAAAACTAGAAAGTGTAGGTAGATTTTCTTATTTAGCTGAATTATCAAAAAATACTCCTAGCACAGCAAATATAACTGCTTACGCCGACATAGTGAGAGAAAGAGCTATTGTAAGAGAGATGATATTAGCTGCTAATAAAATAGCAAATGCAGGATATGATACACAGGGAAGAAAAAGTGAAGAACTTTTAGATTATGCAGAATCTAGTGTTTTTAAAATAGCAGAAAAACGTTTTAAAAAAGATTCAGGACCTAAAAATATTGAAAAAGTACTTGATGAAACTATTAGTAGTATTGAAAAATTATTTTTGTCACCGAATGATGGAGTAACAGGAATAAATACAGGATATCAAGATTTAAATAAAAAAACATCAGGCTTACAACGTTCTGAACTAATAATTATTGCTGCAAGACCTTCAATGGGTAAAACAACTTTTGCTATGAATTTATGTGAAAATGCTGCTATGTTATATGATAAACCAGTCTTAATTTTTAGCTTAGAAATGCCTGGAGAACAAATTATGATGCGTATGTTATCTTCTTTATCAAGAGTTAATCAAGCACGTATCAGAACTGGAAAATTAAATGATGAAGATTGGTCTAGAATATCAGGTACAATTAATGTTTTACTCAAAAAAAAGAATATTTATATAGATGATTCTTCAGCTCTCACACCTAGTGAGGTTCGTTCAAGAGCAAGACGTATTTATCGTGAAAATAATGGTTTAACATTAATTATGGTAGATTATTTACAACTAATGCGAGTTCCTTCTTTATCAGACAATCGTACTCTTGAAATTGCTGAAATTTCAAGAACATTAAAAGCCCTTGCAAAAGAACTACAAGTTCCAGTTATTGCTTTATCACAATTAAATCGTTCTTTGGAACAACGATCAGATAAAAGACCCGTAAATTCAGATTTAAGAGAATCTGGCTCTTTAGAACAAGATGCAGATTTAATTATGTTTATATATCGAGATGAAATATATCATGAAAATAGCGATTTTAAAGGTGTAGCAGAAATAATAATTGGAAAACAAAGGAACGGTCCCATTGGAACTATAAGTTTAACTTTTAATGGACATTGGTCTAGATTCGATAATTATTATAACCCTAAATATGATTAATTAAATAAATTATAATAAAATCAAATTTTATTTGAAATTCAAACTCTACCACTATAACAAATTTTGACTAAAAATTTTATTTTAGATATAAATATGATTTTTCGTATCATTTAACTTAAATTCAAAAAATATGAATAAAAAAAAGAGATTAAAAATCGGAATAGTAATGGATCCAATTCAATTTGTTAAAATTGAAAAAGACTCAAGTTTTGCTATTTTACTTGAAGTACAAAAAAGAAACCATCAAATTTATTATATGGAAATGAATGACTTATATTTAAAAAGGGGTCGTGCATATGCAAAAACACGTTTATTAAAAATACGAAGAGAAATACATAATCATTTTAATTTTATTCAAGAACAAAATATTTTATTAAATGAATTAGATGTTATATTAATGCGTAAAGACCCACCATTTAATATGGAATTTATATATGCTACATACATTCTTGAAAGTGCAGAAAAAGAAGGTGTTTTGATTATTAATAAACCCAAAAGTTTAAGAGATTGCAATGAAAAAATATTTGCATCATTATTTAATCACTTCATACCAGATACATTAGTTACTCGAAACATATCTCAAATATACAATTTTTGGAAAAAGAATAAAGATATAATTATTAAACCTTTAGATAATATGGGTGGATCAAGTATTTTCCGTATTAAAAATAATGATTTAAATTTTTTAGTTATTGCAGAAACTATGACTAATTACGAAAAAAAATATTGTATGGTTCAAACTTATTTACCATCAGTAAAATATGGTGATAAAAGAATATTAATTGTTAATGGAACAGCTATACCTTGGTGTGTAGCAAGAATTCCTAAAAAAGGAGAAACACGAGCAAATATAGCGGCTGGAGGTATTGCTAAAATTAAAAAACTGAACAAAAAAGATTGGGAAATCGCAAACTATTTATCTCCTATTTTAAAAGAAAAAGGACTTATTTTAGTTGGATTAGATGTTATAGGAAATAAATTAACGGAAATAAATATTACAAGCCCAACATGTCTTTGTGAAATTGAGTCAAATAAAAATATTTCTATTAGCAGCATTTTAATCGATTATATTGAAAATCAAAGATATTAAATAGAGATTTTAAAGTAATGATAATTGCATTTGATTTTGGGATCAAAAATATTGGAGTTGCTATAGGTGAAAAAATTCTTAAAAAAGGAAAAGCTTTAAATAAAATAACTGTAAATAAGGGGTGTCCAAATTGGAATGATATAAAACATTTATTTAAAACATGGCAACCCAAGCATGTAGTTGTAGGACTACCACTAAATATGAACGGTACAAGACAAGATATGACAAAAAAAGCAGAAAAATTCGCTAATTTACTAAAACATAAATTTAACATTTCCGTTGAATTACACGATGAACGTTTGAGTACAAAAGAAGCTAAATCTTTAATATTCAATCAATATGGTTTTAAAATATTACAAAAAAGCAATATTCATTCTATTGCAGCTGTTATTATATTAGAAAGCTGGTTTAATCAATCCTTATTATAATTAATTACATCTAATTTAAAATATGAAAAATATTGAAAATAATATACAAACACTCAAAAAAAAAATAAAATATTTATTAAGAAATAATAGCTCTTCACTTAATAATATTAAAATAATTGCTGCGAGTAAAAATCAATCAGTTCAAAAAATAAAAATTGCTTTATCTTGTGGGATATATGAATTCGGAGAAAATTATGTTCAAGAGGGTATACATAAAATCAAACAACTTCAAAAAAATCATAATATTATTTGGCATTTTATAGGTAAGTTACAATCAAAAAAAACTAAATTAGTTGCGCAGTATTTTGATTGGTGCCAAACTATTGATCGAGAAAAGATTGCAATTTTATTAAATAAATATAGAAAAATTAAAGAAGTTCCAATTAATGTTTTAATACAAATTAATATTTCTAAAGAAAAGAATAAAAATGGTGTTTCTATAGAAGATTATCAAAAATTATCAAAAACTGTTTCTAAAATGCCTTATCTTAACTTTCGTGGAATTATGGTCATGCCTAAAAAAGAAACAATAAAATATAATAATTATAAAAATATTAATAATATCTTTAATTATTTACAAAAAAAATATAAATCAGTTGATACCCTATCACTAGGAACAAGTTTTGATATGAAAACTGCTTTAATGTACAATAGCAATATGATTAGAATTGGAAAAGATATTTTTAATTTTTAATCTTTTCTAATATATTATTTATTTTGAATACAAAAATATTATGCTCAAACTTCCACCAATTAGTTTATATATTCATATTCCTTGGTGCATTAAAAAATGTGGATATTGTGACTTTTATTCATATGTTAGTAAAAAAAGTATTCCAGAAATTAAATATATTCAACATTTACTAAAAGATTTAGAAAAAGATTTAAAATTAATAAATAAACGGAAAATAAGTAATATTTTCATTGGTGGAGGAACACCTAGTTTACTTCATCATGAATCTATTAAATATTTAATAAAAGGAATAAAAAAAAGAACAAAAATTTATCAATCTTCAGAAATTACTATAGAATCTAATCCTAAATTAAAAGAATACAAACGTTTTAGAAAATATAAAAAATCAGG
This window contains:
- a CDS encoding YggS family pyridoxal phosphate-dependent enzyme; amino-acid sequence: MKNIENNIQTLKKKIKYLLRNNSSSLNNIKIIAASKNQSVQKIKIALSCGIYEFGENYVQEGIHKIKQLQKNHNIIWHFIGKLQSKKTKLVAQYFDWCQTIDREKIAILLNKYRKIKEVPINVLIQINISKEKNKNGVSIEDYQKLSKTVSKMPYLNFRGIMVMPKKETIKYNNYKNINNIFNYLQKKYKSVDTLSLGTSFDMKTALMYNSNMIRIGKDIFNF